The Cygnus atratus isolate AKBS03 ecotype Queensland, Australia chromosome 2, CAtr_DNAZoo_HiC_assembly, whole genome shotgun sequence genome window below encodes:
- the CMTM6 gene encoding CKLF-like MARVEL transmembrane domain-containing protein 6: MENGAVYNDTTEPHCKEPHRPCGCTRQHLKGWRLPAKVLQPFLSLLAVIFEEIVEDCINCGGLYFFEFTSCSAFLLSLLILCVYCTVAYETFGKDKVKRVNLWAMLAIGVIFLLASIVLAATSSALASETTACVFGFFASGAFLAEFVMEYWDSWKRSTKEHPQNSGNAQSTVEDSLLNK; the protein is encoded by the exons aTGGAGAACGGGGCCGTGTACAACGATACCACCGAGCCGCACTGCAAGGAGCCCCACCGGCCCTGCGGCTGCACCCGGCAGCACCTGAAGGGCTGGAGGCTGCCGGCCAAAGTGCTGCAACCG tttctctctcttctggCTGTTATTTTTGAGGAAATTGTGGAGGATTGTATCAATTGTGGTGGACTTTACTTCTTTGAATTCACAAGCtgcagtgcttttcttctgagcCTCCTGATTCTCTGTGTGTATTGCACTGTTGCATATGAAACCTTCGGGAAAGATAAAGTAAAGAGAgtg aATTTGTGGGCCATGCTAGCCATAGGTGTCATTTTCCTGTTAGCTTCAATAGTTCTTGCTGCAACGAGCTCTGCGTTGGCTTCTGAAACTACTGCATGT GTATTTGGATTTTTTGCAAGTGGGGCATTTTTAGCTGAGTTTGTGATGGAGTATTGGGACAGTTGGAAACGAAGCACCAAAGAACACCCTCAAAATTCAGGCAACGCTCAGAGCACCGTAGAAGATTCCCTACTGAATAAGTAA